GATGTGGTTTGTGCTGCAGGACAGACATAAATACAatcatttagaaaaaaagatTATAGGCTATTAGGCTATTATGTGTCATGTGAATAGTTGTTATTCACACCGAAAGTGTTCTTCGTGCTGCTCCGGTGTTCCATTGCCCTGCATCTTTTGTTTTTGgtgtaaaatgcatttagcctaattttacaatttattcaGAGATGAAATGGATGTTTTCACCTCTCATTCACATAAAGTAGACAATTGCTCAACTTTCTTTGTCTGGATCTGGCGTAATAAACAAGTACAGCAACAGCAGACATTCCCACCAGAGCATAAATCAGTGAAGGAATCACACCCTCAGAAAGAAGGTATAAGTCTGGGGAAAGAAAAGACCACTATTATGTGAGAAATCTTCATCATTTCATCAGTTCGTGTCAGTCTGACACAAAAAACTATAAATGCCTCTTTGGATACATATTACAGGTTAAACGTACCTTGTAATATACATAATGTCAGTTAACACTTACATTACCATTGACATACCTGCACATGTGTGACAGTGTTGACTGATGTtgtccagatgttgagtctggtttctgatgggattgttgatcacacagctgtaggtgtttttatcctgatattccacctccagaggtagagagagactgatgctgagatcagacacactgatgctggacaataaactgtttcctttgtaccaggagagagtcacatgactcacattcacagctgaacacagcAATGAACATCTGGACACTGATGAtcctgatgatgatgatgatgatgaacagTTTAAAGAGTTACTGATGATGACAGGAATGGGGAGATGAGCTGGAAAAGAAGGATAAAGGACATCCATAAGGACatcaataaataacaaataacttGCATGCATAAGTGGAGAATCTCTGGTAGGAAGTGTGAGAGGATTTTTCTATAGTTTGCAAACTCAGGAGATTTTACACACTACACAGGAATACATATATACGTATACtgtatacaaacccgattccaaaaaagttgggacactgtacaaattgtgaataaaaaaggaatgcaataatttacaaatctcataaacttatattttattcacaatagaatatagataacatatcaaatgttgaaagtgagacattttgaaatgtcatgccaaatattggctcattttggatttcatgagagctacacaatccaaaaaagttgggacaggtagcaataagaggccggaaaagttaaatgtacatataaggaacagctggaggaccaatttgcaacttattaggtcaattggcaacatgattgggtataaaaagagcctctcagagtggcagtgtctctcagaagtccaGATgagcagaggatcaccaattcccccaatgctgcggcgaaaaatagtggagcaatatcagaaaggagtttctcagagaaaaattgcaaagagtttgaagttatcatcatctacagtgcataatatcatccaaagattcagagaatctggaacaatctctgtgcgtaagggtcaaggccggaaaaccatactgaatgcccgtgatcttcgggcccttagacggcactgcatcacatacaggaatgctactgtaatggaaatcacaacatgggctcatgaatacttccagaaaacattgtcggtgaacacaatccactgtgccattcgccgttgccggctaaaactctataggtcaaaaaagaagccatatctaaacatgatccagaagcgcaggcgttttctctgggccaaggttgagcaactagaagcctgtattagacaagaatgggacaacattcctattcctaaacttgagcaacttgtctcctcagtcccagacgtttgcagactgttataaaaagaagaggggatgccacatagtggtaaacatggccttgtcccaacttttttgagatgtgttgatgaaatttaaaatcaacttatttttcccttaaaattatacattttctcagtttaaacatttgatatgtcatctatgttgtattctgaataaaatattgaaatttgaaacttccacatcattgcattccttttttattcacgatttgtacagtgtcccaatttttttggaatcgggtttgtatatatgATGCAGAGAGATCCATGCAGACAagcaatgattatgtcagagatcaaatttgaatagggaataatacattttaaatgtaaaattataatgtaaaaatgtaaaactataaAGACAACAGATGAATTAAGTAAATATGAAAATTGAAATAGCAAATCTTATTCAATAGTTTATAATGAAATCCAAAGTATTGTATGTATCTAACAGATGAAGATCAGAGTATAGAGAAAGAAGGACCCAAAAGAAGTAATATATTTGcagaatgaaagaaaagaagcagcagcagaagaAGCAAAAGTAGAAGAAGCACATGTGAAGAACAAAATAAGAGCAGAGAATATATATGCAGGAAACTTGCATCTTCCTAAACTTGTGATTTGATCTGATAAGAAAAGGTCAAACTTTTCCATTATGTCATAGTTGGTGTAATGGCTAGGTTGAAGTGACCGGTCAAATGCTACGGTTGCAAAGATAGACAAATATAGATAGACGAGGTGTGGTTTTGACACCTTTATGCTCTTTAAGACAATATTGCAGATCTTGCATTATCTCATGTCTGCAGAGGTGGAAACAGACATATTTTAATACAAAGGTACATCACCTAATCAATTCTGATAGAAAATACACCCACTCGATCTTATAGCAAAGAAGAGACACCAAAGATCTTACATTTGGCAATAATCAAACATATCAGAGCATAGTAGAATCTATTAAAGAAAGaagtagcattttattttacagtcctgttctgCACATTGTTACGTAtacagaaggggacagcgacacaggaatgcaggtattaaagtttattgagTGACCAGAATCAAACAGAGTGCAGATGAGTGAAGACAGGTTAATACGTTGACTGGAGTGGCTGAtaaactgatacttgtcttggtGATGCAGGATGGGCAGACGGATGGCAGACTTGAAGCTTGAGCAGACACAGATGAACttcacaggagacgaggagacaacgAGGAGTCGAGGGAacacaggagacaggtaagtatcgTCAGAGGAGTCCTTAATGTAAGCAGACTGGTGAGTACCaagtgcaaacgagaccggacagtgactgagtgagagtGTGGGCCTTTTGTGCTGCTGGTGATGAGGGTGCTGATGAGCTGCAGGTGTAAGTGATTAGTACTCTGGTGATGACGTGCGctgtgtctgtgagagtgtagagcctggcgtgtctgtgacattacccccccccccccccccccacggcccgctcctgagggccgcggaccccgacgtcgtggtggtcggCCTCTGCCACGGGGTGCTGGTCTCTCTGGATGAGTAGCATGGAAGGAGTCAAGTAGGTTGGGGTCGAGTATGTCATTCCTGGGGACCCATGAGCGATCCTCGGGGCCGTAACCTTCCCAGTCCACCAGATACTCGAGAAGACCACCACGACGCCGGGAGTCCAGGATCTCTTTCACCAGATAAGCAGCTCCATCATCCACGATGATAGGAAGGGGGGGTTCCTCGACtgcgccaggctctgtggaaaCAGAAACAGAGGGGTAGTGAGGCTTCAACAAGGAGACGTGGAATGTGGGGTGAATTTTGTATTCCGGTGGGAGCTGGAGTTGGTAGGTGACCGGGTTGATCTGCCGCAGGATGGTGAACGGGCCAATGAATCTGGGACTCAGtttcctacagggcaggcgcatTCTGATGTCCCTAGTGGACAGCCAAACCTTTTGTCCCGGCTGGCAATTGGGAGCGTTGGATCGCCGAAGGTTGGCTGTCATcctgcgcctgcgtagggctcgtTGGAGCTGGTGGTGTGcggagtcccagaccctctcgctctctcggaaccagtagtcgaCCGCAGGTATGTCCGAAGGCTCTCCtgaccaggggaacagtgggggttggt
The DNA window shown above is from Ctenopharyngodon idella isolate HZGC_01 chromosome 10, HZGC01, whole genome shotgun sequence and carries:
- the LOC127519851 gene encoding SLAM family member 5-like, which encodes MLTYMCLILLFICVKGVSVVETDEVKSVSVTEGDSVTLNTDIKVQKDDLILWNFGLREARIAEIYKQTTDIQNSYETFGDRLQMDSQTGSLTIRNIRTDHSGLYKLQIGRSKETSYRRFNVTVYAHLPIPVIISNSLNCSSSSSSSGSSVSRCSLLCSAVNVSHVTLSWYKGNSLLSSISVSDLSISLSLPLEVEYQDKNTYSCVINNPIRNQTQHLDNISQHCHTCADLYLLSEGVIPSLIYALVGMSAVAVLVYYARSRQRKLSNCLLYVNER